The genomic DNA TTCATGTCCATTGGCATCGGTTCCTGGGCCTGGACGTTCCTTCCAAGCAAATTCCCAACGACTCCCGTCGCGGCGGCCAGCGATCCGGCGGTCAAGAAGCGTCGGCGGTCTTCAGTGTTTGACATTCGTGGATTTCTCGTACAAGTGGTCTATAGATGTTTCATGTGACTGTCGGAGATGGGCTTCCAAAAGTCTCCTTGACTCTCCCACTCCCAGACTCCCCCGCTCCTACCTCGGTTTCGCGACCGCATCAATGTGCCCCGGTGGAACCGGGCCTTCTGCGGCCATCAAACCGCCATCTAGTAGGAAACCGTTGATCATCGTTTCCTGTTGCCGAACGTGCTTGAACTGATCAATCTGTTCCATTCTGGCTTGAAAGTAGTCGCGTTGACCTTCCAACACATCCGGCCAAGCAATTCGGTTGTCTTTGTAGCTGACAAGCAACTGTCGATAAGCCGCCCTCAGTTCGGGAATCACCACTCGATCGTACTCCGTGGCGTGTTGCAAAGCGGTGGCATAGGTTCGATAGGCTGATGCCAGACGCTCTTTCAGATGCAATTCAATTCTCTGAATTTCGAATTGCTGTCGTCGCAAGTCTTGGCAAGCCTGACGAATCGTTCCCTGGTTTCGATCGTAGATCGGTAACTCGATTTGAACGCCCGCGTTGTAAACGTCGTCGCCATTGCTGAAGTTGTAACCCGGCCCACCCTGGATCGTGATGTCTGGAATCCACTCGACCTGCTCGCGACGGACCGTGGTTTGGTCCACACGCAATTTTGCCCGTACGGCCAACACTTCGGGACTCTCCAAAATCAAACGAGAGAGCACACTGTCGAATGACTCCAATGCATTGCTCGGACGCAACTCACCCTCGGTTGGGCCAATGGAAAGCGGTACGCCGACGATGGCGGACAGTCGCCGCAGCGCGTCGCGATACTCATTTTCAGTCGCCATGCGTTCCAAACGCTGTTTCTGCAGCATGACGTTGGCGCGTCGAACCGCCGTCAAATTGGCTTGGCCCTGGTTGTACTGTTCGCGAGTCGTCACGGCACCGTCTTCAGCCGTCTTCTC from Rosistilla carotiformis includes the following:
- a CDS encoding TolC family protein; the encoded protein is MKRRLLHLLIALTATTTYQSAVAQDASMGQMMSMDRSMTQSLGGVDDQVLPESDLPPLPDMPSGFADFDTAYDYTDNATVEIHTLETVLALAAGNNPTIQQARLHVSAETSKALQAGLYPNPVLMYVGEKIGSDGSAGEFQGFEVSQRFVTAGKLQLSRLKYRQRAHVSEHLAIAQTYRVTNAVEVQFIEALAASMRLELQREIEKTAEDGAVTTREQYNQGQANLTAVRRANVMLQKQRLERMATENEYRDALRRLSAIVGVPLSIGPTEGELRPSNALESFDSVLSRLILESPEVLAVRAKLRVDQTTVRREQVEWIPDITIQGGPGYNFSNGDDVYNAGVQIELPIYDRNQGTIRQACQDLRRQQFEIQRIELHLKERLASAYRTYATALQHATEYDRVVIPELRAAYRQLLVSYKDNRIAWPDVLEGQRDYFQARMEQIDQFKHVRQQETMINGFLLDGGLMAAEGPVPPGHIDAVAKPR